From a single Manduca sexta isolate Smith_Timp_Sample1 unplaced genomic scaffold, JHU_Msex_v1.0 HiC_scaffold_2591, whole genome shotgun sequence genomic region:
- the LOC119192299 gene encoding juvenile hormone epoxide hydrolase-like — protein MVEDLLYRLNNRRPMTPPLKGTNYNYGLNTDTMSYWLDYWASNYNFTTREEYLNQYPQFLTNIQGLKSTLSGSNRSIPLLMLHGYPGSVREFYDVIDDIIKPTGRDFVVEVVIPSFPGFGYSDATNYPGLGTAEMAFIFEKLMTRLGHERFYVHGETRGCHRK, from the exons ATGGTTGAAGACTTACTATACAGGCTAAATAACAGGCGTCCAATGACTCCTCCGCTGAAAGGCACCAACTATAACTACGGCCTGAACACAGACACGATGAGCTACTGGCTGGACTACTGGGCGAGCAACTACAACTTCACGACGCGGGAAGAGTACTTGAACCAGTATCCACAGTTCTTAACAAACATCCAGGGTCTAAAATCCACTTTATCTGGATCAAACCGGAG CATTCCACTTCTGATGCTGCACGGGTACCCAGGGTCCGTGCGCGAGTTCTACGACGTTATTGATGACATCATCAAGCCCACTGGCCGGGACTTCGTGGTCGAAGTCGTGATCCCTAGCTTTCCTGGATTCGGTTACTCAGAT GCTACCAACTACCCAGGACTCGGTACTGCAGAGATGGCGTTCATATTCGAGAAACTGATGACCAGATTGGGTCACGAGCGGTTCTACGTCCACGGGGAGACGCGGGGCTGTCATAGGAAATAA
- the LOC119192301 gene encoding juvenile hormone epoxide hydrolase-like gives MAVATTDEALSLITAGSVYPAALMSADLISRLYPLKNTLQYLAQDFGYFHIHTAKPDAIGLCVGETPTSLLGWFLHLFSIFSRRTNGDDPMGGLEIYSRDQIIDNLMIYWDTETATTSIRMYAETINLRNLRSGYFRVPTPVPTIAVQALGEIFYMPPAALNTKFTNLVAVDVLDDYGHFLALEQPKIFVELLLSGLQRIIQFSKQNMNGDAEGGNYV, from the exons ATGGCTGTGGCGACGACAGATGAAGCACTATCTCTCATCACCGCGGGGTCGGTGTACCCGGCGGCCCTCATGTCAGCCGACCTGATCAGCCGCTTGTACCCGTTGAAGAACACGTTGCAGTACCTCGCGCAGGACTTCGGCTACTTCCACATACACACTGCTAAACCTGATGCTATTG GATTGTGCGTCGGCGAAACTCCCACGAGTCTCCTGGGCTGGTTCCTGCATTTGTTCTCTATATTTAGCAGGAGAACTAACGGCGACGATCCCATGGGAGGGCTGGAGATATACTCCCGCGACCAGATCATTGACAACCTTATGATCTACTGGGACACTGAGACAGCCACCACCTCCATCAGAATGTATGCGGAAACCATCAATTTGAGGAATCTCCGCTCAGGATATTTCAG AGTTCCCACGCCAGTTCCGACTATCGCTGTGCAAGCTCTGGGCGAGATATTTTACATGCCTCCAGCAGCTCTGAACACCAAGTTCACCAACCTTGTGGCGGTGGACGTCCTCGACGACTACGGACACTTCCTTGCTTTGGAACAGCCGAAAATCTTTGTGGAGTTGCTGCTCAGTGGTCTACAGAGGATCATCCAGTTCAGCAAACAGAACAT gaATGGAGATGCAGAAGGCGGCAACTATGTTTAG